One Drosophila virilis strain 15010-1051.87 chromosome 5, Dvir_AGI_RSII-ME, whole genome shotgun sequence DNA window includes the following coding sequences:
- the Vha100-3 gene encoding V-type proton ATPase 116 kDa subunit a 1, translating to MAFFCSEEMELYLLLLHVDNAFNCLMELGHHGGLQFNNVYEEDHILNGFYTKKVQLCHELLRIVEYLQDQLSSLDMRETYYADVDTEHRPHESYIPAYELSLRRQHTEVVSVMEHFNTLEKRQNYLQEKRFALQKASKFLSSDGNSGSQLLYSESTIVGLLKDQSEADPHGLQLNYILGTINVEKFPAFELMLYRIFGRNLLIRHAEIPMKIMEQVGHQRQMVHKHVILLMTTSTSIRPKLMKCCHAFHVTIFECPEKPSQRAQMIAQLDQDIRDLDVVLNETLAVRQRILSTAATDLYIIRINLRKSIRVYDLLNRLYPVGGPENQRYLQAECFVPKSQVNGVRDALNRGMFVKHGEELISSPPILLRRTRKQRHMPPTYFRLNKFTHGFQNLIDSYGIADYRELNPAPYTIITFPFLFAIMFGDLGHGIILTFFACALIYQEKSIEEFKRTNLNDNEILNILYAGRYIVLLMGLFSIYIGLIYNDVVSRPMNLFGSSWSCVYNETTIMTLTTNLAFNPNDPKFYTGHPYPFGVDPVWSISGEDSITTFNSLKMKLAIILGITQMMFGLTLSAVNCIHLHRKADLFLVVFPIFVFMICLFCYLVFLIFFKWLMYGGLKQAPYNSACAPSVLITFIDMMLMKTTALEVKSCNVGMFPYERLLEYILVFVAFASVPVLLAGKPIYLTRRQKQLTKEIANQEPDMHKNSHNTIQEMRSSLRYSVEFQNEDNRGSGPKLHTVDDALEFDMTEIWIHSGIHTIESVLGSVSHTASYLRLWALSLAHSQLSDVLWNMILEKGLKNKLPIYVAVPILVVAFFIWAILTVAILVMMEGLSAFLHTLRLHWVEFQSKFFNGAGEPFRSFYFPPSTIRG from the coding sequence ATGGCATTCTTTTGCAGCGAAGAGATGGAACTgtacctgctgctgctgcatgtggACAACGCCTTCAATTGCCTAATGGAGCTGGGCCATCATGGTGGACTGCAGTTCAACAATGTCTACGAAGAGGATCACATCCTGAACGGCTTCTATACCAAGAAGGTGCAGCTGTGTCACGAGCTGTTGCGCATTGTTGAATATCTGCAGGACCAGTTGAGCAGTCTGGATATGAGAGAGACATACTATGCCGACGTTGATACGGAGCATCGGCCACACGAATCCTATATACCGGCATACGAGCTGTCATTGCGTCGTCAGCATACGGAAGTGGTTTCCGTTATGGAGCACTTTAATACGCTGGAAAAGCGTCAAAACTATCTGCAAGAGAAACGTTTTGCCCTGCAGAAGGCAAGCAAGTTTCTCTCGTCCGATGGGAACAGTGGATCTCAGCTGCTCTACTCGGAGAGCACAATTGTCGGCTTGCTAAAGGATCAGTCTGAAGCGGATCCGCACGGTTTACAGCTCAATTATATTTTGGGTACCATCAATGTGGAAAAGTTTCCAGCGTTTGAGCTGATGCTCTATCGCATATTTGGCCGCAATCTGTTGATACGACACGCCGAAATTCCCATGAAGATAATGGAACAAGTGGGACATCAGCGTCAAATGGTACATAAACATGTTATCCTGCTGATGACCACATCGACAAGCATACGACCCAAATTGATGAAGTGCTGTCATGCGTTTCATGTGACTATCTTTGAGTGCCCCGAGAAGCCCAGCCAGCGCGCGCAGATGATCGCTCAGCTGGATCAAGATATACGCGATCTGGATGTAGTGCTCAATGAGACCCTTGCGGTGCGCCAACGCATATTGAGCACTGCGGCCACCGATCTGTATATAATACGCATCAATTTACGTAAATCCATAAGGGTCTACGATTTGCTCAATCGCCTATATCCAGTTGGCGGTCCGGAGAATCAAAGGTATCTGCAGGCCGAATGCTTTGTACCCAAATCACAAGTGAATGGGGTACGCGATGCTTTAAACCGTGGCATGTTTGTTAAACATGGCGAAGAGCTGATTTCCTCGCCACCGATTCTGTTAAGGCGCACTCGCAAGCAGCGACACATGCCGCCCACATACTTTAGACTGAACAAGTTTACACATGGCTTTCAAAACCTAATTGATTCCTATGGCATCGCGGACTATAGGGAACTCAATCCGGCACCATATACGATTATTACGTTTCCATTTCTGTTTGCCATTATGTTTGGTGATCTGGGCCATGGCATTATATTGACATTCTTTGCCTGCGCCCTGATCTACCAGGAGAAAAGCATCGAAGAATTTAAACGGACGAATCTAAACGACAATGAGatacttaatattttatatgccggCCGATATATTGTTTTGCTGATGGGcctattttcaatatatatcgGTCTTATCTATAATGATGTCGTCTCTCGGCCGATGAATCTCTTTGGCTCCAGCTGGTCGTGTGTCTATAATGAGACGACAATTATGACCCTGACGACCAATCTGGCATTCAATCCAAACGATCCCAAATTCTATACGGGCCATCCATATCCGTTTGGTGTTGATCCAGTTTGGAGTATCAGTGGCGAGGATTCGATAACCACATTCAATTCGCTCAAAATGAAACTGGCCATCATCTTGGGCATTACACAGATGATGTTTGGCCTCACCTTGTCGGCTGTCAATTGCATCCACTTGCATCGCAAGGCCGATTTATTCTTGGTGGTTTTTCCAATTTTCGTATTTATGAtctgtttgttttgttatctGGTATTTCTCATATTTTTCAAGTGGCTGATGTACGGCGGCTTGAAGCAGGCGCCCTACAACTCGGCCTGCGCGCCATCCGTGCTAATCACCTTCATCGACATGATGCTAATGAAGACTACGGCACTGGAGGTGAAGAGCTGCAATGTGGGCATGTTTCCATATGAACGTCTATTGGAATATATCCTGGTGTTTGTGGCCTTTGCCTCTGTGCCCGTACTGCTAGCTGGCAAGCCCATCTATTTGACCCGGCGCCAAAAACAGCTCACCAAGGAGATCGCTAACCAGGAGCCCGATATGCATAAGAACAGCCATAATACCATACAGGAGATGCGCTCCTCGCTGCGCTATTCCGTTGAGTTTCAGAACGAGGATAACCGCGGTTCGGGACCCAAGCTGCATACCGTCGACGATGCCCTTGAATTTGATATGACCGAAATCTGGATACACTCCGGCATACACACAATTGAAAGCGTCCTGGGCTCAGTCTCGCACACCGCATCCTATTTGCGTCTCTGGGCTCTCTCGCTGGCCCACAGCCAGCTGTCGGATGTGCTCTGGAATATGATTCTCGAGAAGGGTCTCAAAAATAAGTTACCCATTTATGTGGCAGTGCCAATACTGGTCGTAGCCTTCTTTATTTGGGCCATACTAACGGTTGCCATATTGGTCATGATGGAGGGTCTGTCGGCTTTTCTGCATACGCTGCGCCTGCATTGGGTGGAGTTTCAGTCAAAGTTTTTTAATGGAGCCGGTGAACCGTTTCGCAGCTTCTATTTTCCACCCTCCACTATACGTGGTTAA